One genomic segment of Hevea brasiliensis isolate MT/VB/25A 57/8 chromosome 3, ASM3005281v1, whole genome shotgun sequence includes these proteins:
- the LOC110664658 gene encoding probably inactive leucine-rich repeat receptor-like protein kinase At5g06940 — MDEKSAVGSGGAFGRVYTISLPSGELVAVKKLVNIGSQTSKALKAEVKTLAKIRLRIAIGVAQGLAYLHKDYVPHLLHRNVKSKNILLDTDFEPKLTDFALDRLVGEAAFRSTIASESADSCYSAPELGYSKKATEQMDVYSFGVVLLELITGRQA; from the exons ATGGATGAGAAAAGTGCTGTAGGAAGCGGTGGAGCATTTGGCAGAGTATATACTATAAGTTTACCAAGTGGAGAACTGGTTGCTGTAAAGAAGCTAGTCAATATTGGGAGCCAAACTTCGAAAGCACTGAAGGCTGAGGTCAAGACATTAGCCAAGATCAG ACTGAGGATTGCCATTGGGGTTGCTCAAGGATTGGCATATCTTCACAAGGATTATGTTCCACATTTACTTCACAGAAATGTCAAGTCGAAAAATATTCTTCTGGATACAGATTTTGAACCAAAGCTCACTGATTTTGCTCTCGATCGACTCGTGGGAGAAGCTGCATTCCGGTCAACAATTGCTTCAGAATCTGCAGATTCTTGTTACAGTGCTCCTG AACTTGGATACAGTAAGAAAGCAACAGAACAAATGGATGTTTACAGCTTTGGTGTTGTGCTACTAGAACTCATAACTGGCCGTCAAGCTTAG